The Mus musculus strain C57BL/6J chromosome 2, GRCm38.p6 C57BL/6J genome has a window encoding:
- the Tnfaip6 gene encoding tumor necrosis factor-inducible gene 6 protein precursor: MVVLLCLCVLLWEEAHGWGFKNGIFHNSIWLEQAAGVYHREARAGRYKLTYAEAKAVCEFEGGRLATYKQLEAARKIGFHVCAAGWMAKGRVGYPIVKPGPNCGFGKTGIIDYGIRLNRSERWDAYCYNPHAKECGGVFTDPKRIFKSPGFPNEYDDNQVCYWHIRLKYGQRIHLSFLDFDLEHDPGCLADYVEIYDSYDDVHGFVGRYCGDELPEDIISTGNVMTLKFLSDASVTAGGFQIKYVTVDPASKSSQAKNTSTTGNKKFLPGRFSHL, from the exons ATGGTCGTCCTCCTTTGCTTATGCGTCTTGCTGTGGGAAGAGGCTCACGGATGGGGATTCAAGAACGGGATCTTTCATAACTCCATATGGCTTG AACAAGCAGCGGGCGTATACCACAGAGAAGCTCGGGCTGGCAGATACAAGCTCACCTACGCCGAAGCCAAGGCCGTATGTGAATTTGAAGGTGGTCGTCTCGCAACCTACAAGCAGCTAGAGGCAGCCAGAAAAATTG GATTCCATGTCTGTGCTGCTGGATGGATGGCCAAGGGTAGAGTCGGATACCCCATTGTGAAACCTGGGCCCAACTGTGGATTTGGGAAAACGGGTATCATCGATTATGGAATCCGGCTCAACAGGAGTGAGCGATGGGATGCCTATTGCTACAACCCACATG CAAAGGAGTGTGGTGGTGTCTTCACAGATCCGAAGCGAATTTTTAAATCCCCGGGCTTCCCAAATGAGTACGATGACAACCAGGTCTGCTACTGGCACATTCGGCTCAAGTACGGTCAGCGAATTCACCTGAGCTTTTTGGACTTTGACCTTGAACATGATCCAGGCTGCTTGGCTGACTATGTAGAAATCTATGACAGTTATGATGACGTCCACGGCTTTGTAGGAAG ATACTGTGGTGATGAACTTCCAGAAGACATCATTAGCACAG GAAATGTCATGACCTTGAAGTTTCTGAGTGATGCATCCGTCACGGCTGGAGGCTTCCAGATTAAATACGTCACAGTGGATCCTGCATCTAAATCCAGTCAAGCCAAAAATACAAGTACTACTGGAAATAAGAAGTTCTTACCTGGAAGGTTTAGCCAtctataa